The following proteins are encoded in a genomic region of Arachis stenosperma cultivar V10309 chromosome 4, arast.V10309.gnm1.PFL2, whole genome shotgun sequence:
- the LOC130973043 gene encoding phosphatidylinositol 4-kinase gamma 7-like, protein MAVATFTGPPKGECCGNKNMEKKPSWRRRVFVQTETGCVLGMELDRSDNAHTVKRKLQIALNVPTEESSLICGDMILKNDLSVVRNDSPLLLTRNFLHRSSSSPCLSPTGRDLQQKDRSREIEIIGCAEISSETRQLVKDIISAIKMGIEPIPIQSGLGGAYYFRNCDGENAAIVKPTDEEPYAPNNPKGFVGNALGQPGLKRSVRVGETGLREVAAYLLDHDHFANVPSTALVKVTHPIFNINDRVNGNMHPNKKQISKIASLQQYIPHDFDASDHGTSSFPVAAVHRIGILDIRILNTDRHAGNLLVRKLEGLGRFDQVELVPIDHGLCLPENLEDPYFEWIHWPQASIPFSDDELNYIHNLDPFRDSDMLRMELPMIREACLRVLVLCTIFLKEAAAFGLCLAEIGDMMSREFQGHDEEPSELELICIEAKKLLEQEEFTSFEAEVGDKEATQFQLDCEDQSFDFNANEEKLNGMPFFPFGSRSRNGRNPLSKLEENVMEDEAVNEEETTLGADKCTGPAGNLVPNISMLSMSMKSAGMDGKSWQHSGTKQKGGFLAGTSSGNTSLNELPATSSFVKVTDMDEEEWNQFLENFQRLLIPAFDNCKRGNGSKKQRQRLGTSCQF, encoded by the coding sequence ATGGCTGTTGCAACCTTCACAGGACCTCCTAAGGGTGAGTGTTGTGGGAATAAGAACATGGAAAAAAAGCCCTCCTGGCGGAGACGAGTATTTGTACAGACTGAAACTGGTTGTGTTTTGGGGATGGAGTTAGATAGAAGTGACAATGCCCATACTGTGAAGAGGAAGTTGCAGATTGCACTCAATGTCCCAACCGAGGAAAGCTCACTTATATGTGGAGACATGATCTTGAAAAATGATTTAAGTGTTGTTAGAAATGATTCTCCGCTTCTTCTCACCAGGAACTTCTTACACCGGAGTTCATCTAGCCCTTGCCTTTCAccaactggtagggatcttcagCAAAAAGATCGGAGTAGAGAAATTGAGATTATAGGCTGTGCAGAAATATCTTCTGAAACAAGACAGCTGGTCAAGGATATTATAAGTGCAATAAAAATGGGCATTGaaccaattcccattcaaagtGGATTGGGTGGTGCATACTATTTTAGGAACTGCGATGGGGAAAATGCTGCTATTGTCAAACCAACAGATGAGGAGCCTTATGCACCAAACAATCCAAAAGGTTTTGTTGGCAACGCCCTTGGGCAACCAGGACTGAAACGTTCAGTGAGGGTTGGGGAGACAGGCTTAAGAGAAGTTGCAGCTTACCTTCTGGACCATGATCATTTTGCTAATGTTCCTTCTACTGCCCTTGTGAAGGTGACACATCCTATTTTTAACATTAATGACCGGGTCAATGGTAATATGCATCCTAACAAGAAGCAAATAAGCAAGATTGCATCACTGCAGCAGTACATTCCTCATGATTTTGATGCAAGTGATCATGGAACTTCTAGTTTCCCTGTTGCTGCTGTTCATAGGATTGGGATTTTAGATATTCGGATTTTAAATACGGACAGACATGCAGGAAACCTTCTTGTCAGGAAGCTTGAAGGTCTTGGAAGATTTGATCAAGTAGAGCTCGTTCCCATTGATCATGGTCTTTGCCTCCCTGAAAATCTGGAAGATCCATATTTTGAGTGGATCCATTGGCCTCAGGCTTCAATTCCCTTCTCAGATGATGAGCTCAACTACATACATAATTTAGACCCATTTCGTGATTCAGACATGCTGAGAATGGAGCTGCCCATGATTCGAGAAGCTTGTTTGCGGGTTTTGGTTCTCTGCACCATATTCCTTAAGGAAGCAGCCGCCTTTGGCCTTTGTCTTGCTGAGATTGGTGACATGATGAGTCGGGAATTTCAGGGTCATGATGAAGAGCCCAGTGAGCTTGAGCTTATATGTATTGAAGCAAAGAAACTATTAGAGCAGGAAGAGTTTACTTCTTTCGAGGCAGAAGTAGGAGATAAAGAGGCGACTCAGTTCCAATTAGATTGTGAGGATCAGAGTTTTGACTTCAATGCGAATGAAGAGAAACTGAATGGCATGCCATTTTTCCCATTTGGATCAAGAAGTAGAAATGGCAGAAACCCACTCTCTAAGCTAGAGGAAAATGTGATGGAGGATGAGGCCGTGAATGAAGAGGAGACAACCTTAGGTGCAGATAAATGTACAGGCCCTGCAGGAAATTTGGTACCTAACATTTCGATGCTGTCAATGTCCATGAAAAGCGCGGGAATGGATGGGAAAAGTTGGCAGCACTCGGGTacaaagcaaaaaggtggttttTTGGCTGGAACATCATCTGGGAACACGAGTTTGAATGAGTTGCCTGCGACCTCTAGCTTCGTGAAGGTGACAGATATGGATGAAGAGGAGTGGAACCAGTTTCTTGAGAATTTTCAGAGGTTGTTGATCCCAGCTTTTGATAATTGCAAACGAGGGAACGGGAGTAAGAAGCAGAGACAGAGGCTAGGAACGTCATGCCAGTTTTAG
- the LOC130973045 gene encoding calcium/calmodulin-regulated receptor-like kinase 2, which yields MVKQADLVIICVTVGVALGVLIACATFFAARWYKKRIRLIRSANDPGSTTLPIRTNGLGASTEISASLTSSIAISGSDNLQRKTNYFGWWNHQTKDPISPASGILKYSYKEIQKATKNFTNTLGEGSFGTVYKATMATGEVVAVKMLAPNSKQGEKEFQTEVLLLGRLHHRNLVNLLGYCVDKGQRMLVYEFMSNGSLSNLLYDEDKDLSWDDRLQIAVDISHGIQYLHEGAVPPVIHRDLKSANILLDHSMRAKVADFGLSKEEVFDDHKSGLKGTYGYMDPAYISTSKFTMKSDIYSFGIIIFELITAIHPHQNLMEYINLAAMDYDGIDGIIETQLVGKCNLEEVRKLAKIAHKCLHKSPRKRPSIGEISQGIMMIKQRRLVKEDTMSFASSNYSRTLSRIEDQQVELSRIATTMNQREGR from the exons ATGGTTAAGCAAGCTGATTTAGTCATCATATGTGTCACTGTTGGTGTGGCCCTTGGAGTTCTCATAGCTTGCGCCACATTCTTCGCCGCGAGATGGTACAAGAAGCGCATTCGACTCATAAGATCTGCAAATGATCCTGGTTCAACAACTCTTCCAATAAGAACAAATGGATTAGGAGCAAGCACTGAAATTAGTGCTTCTCTCACAAGTTCCATAGCCATTTCAGGATCAGATAATCTACAAAGGAAGACAAATTATTTCGGTTGGTGGAATCATCAAACTAAGGATCCAATTTCCCCTGCTTCTGGAATTCTGAAGTACTCTTACAA AGAAATTCAAAAGGCCacaaagaatttcacaaatacaTTAGGAGAAGGATCATTTGGCACAGTTTATAAAGCCACAATGGCTACAGGAGAGGTGGTAGCTGTGAAGATGCTTGCTCCCAACTCCAAACAAGGAGAGAAAGAGTTCCAGACAGAG GTACTTCTGCTAGGAAGACTGCATCATCGGAATCTTGTGAACTTGTTAGGATACTGTGTAGATAAAGGACAGCGTATGTTGGTTTATGAATTCATGAGTAATGGAAGTTTATCAAACCTTTTATATG ATGAAGACAAGGATCTAAGTTGGGATGACAGGCTGCAGATTGCTGTTGATATTTCACATGGAATTCAATACCTTCATGAAGGA GCAGTCCCACCAGTGATACATCGCGATTTGAAATCGGCCAACATACTTCTAGATCACTCCATGAGAGCTAAG GTGGCTGATTTTGGGCTATCAAAGGAAGAGGTATTTGATGACCACAAATCTGGCCTTAAAGGCACATATGGCTATATGGATCCAGCATACATCTCCACAAGCAAGTTCACAATGAAGAGTGACATTTACAGTTTTGGTATAATAATCTTTGAGCTCATTACTGCCATCCACCCCCATCAAAATTTGATGGAATACATCAACCTT GCTGCAATGGACTATGACGGCATAGATGGTATTATTGAGACACAACTTGTGGGGAAATGCAACCTTGAAGAAGTAAGGAAGCTGGCCAAAATTGCTCACAAATGTTTGCATAAATCACCTAGGAAAAGACCCTCTATTGGTGAAATATCACAAGGTATAATGATGATTAAGCAAAGGCGCCTTGTGAAGGAAGACACCATGTCATTTGCAAGCAGTAACTACTCAAGAACTTTGAGTAGGATAGAGGATCAACAAGTTGAGTTAAGTAGGATAGCCACCACCATGAACCAAAGAGAAGGTAGATGA
- the LOC130975868 gene encoding uncharacterized protein LOC130975868 codes for MELIIIRMISSLLLGFMLVITAQVNSSSVSNVSGQNSNQNKLEVMTGITTIYQKEPKIERRGIANNMRKLWLGAKKKLRKHEEDMDSKNTHEENISGNVLYGLKSSFGSLGEQKKDQNKHMIMESKASRLFTKFVIPRRSGPTKTNTKCSQDCNDVLINERRRKSSKISEEAKEEGTSHKKDENHHHQSLVEAEKEVANLIYKDYKGKPSHKPPINNNEPGN; via the exons ATGGAGCTCATAATAATCAGAATGATTTCAAGCCTTCTATTAGGGTTTATGTTAGTTATCACTGCCCAAGTGAACTCATCATCAGTTTCAAATGTTTCAG GTCAGAATAGTAACCAAAACAAGCTTGAGGTGATGACTGGAATTACAACCATATATCAAAAG GAACCAAAAATTGAAAGGAGGGGAATTGCTAATAATATGAGGAAACTATGGCTTGGAGCAAAGAAGAAACTTAGAAAACATGAAGAAGACATGGATTCCAAGAATACTCATGAAGAGAATATTTCAG GAAATGTGCTATATGGTTTGAAGTCCTCTTTCGGAAGCCTAGGAGAGCAAAAGAAAGATCag AATAAGCATATGATAATGGAGTCAAAGGCATCAAGATTATTCACCAAATTTGTGATTCCAAGGAGAAGTGGTCCAACCAAAACAAACACAAAATGTTCACAAGATTGCAATGATGTATTAATTAatgagagaagaaggaagagctCAAAGATATCTgaagaagcaaaagaagaagGTACTTCTCATAAGAAAGATGAAAACCATCATCACCAAAGTCTTGTTGAGGCAGAAAAAGAGGTAGCCAATCTCATCTATAAAGACTATAAAGGAAAACCAAGCCACAAGCCACCCATCAATAATAATGAGCCTGGAAATTGA
- the LOC130976639 gene encoding isoflavone-7-O-methyltransferase 9-like: MELLSECKAREIFEGQVVVYKHLYAYLDSMCLKWCLDLNIPDIIHNHGQPITLHHLASTLQVPPSKIDGVRGFMRHLAHNGFFHITRLLHDDNEEKEAYALTIASKLLVKGTQHCLAPMSKCVLDPTLSGAYHFLGKWTLEENLTLSEISLGTNLWDFFSKNPSYLSFFNESMASDSQMVKLALKDHSAVFEGLESIVDVGGGNGTVSKIISDIFPKLNCIVFDLPHVVENFTGSNNLSFVGGDMFLSIPHAHAILLKWILHDWDDEHCVKILKKCNDAILNNVKGGKVIIIDTVINENHEEHELTQLKLKMDIMMTHVNGKERSQEELEKLFLEAGFQNYKISPLTGIYSLIEVYP, encoded by the exons ATGGAGTTGCTAAGTGAGTGCAAGGCAAGGGAGATATTTGAAGGACAAGTTGTTGTCTACAAACACCTTTATGCATACCTAGATTCCATGTGTCTCAAATGGTGTCTGGACCTCAACATACCTGACATAATCCACAACCATGGCCAACCCATTACCCTTCATCACTTGGCCTCAACATTGCAAGTTCCGCCGTCCAAAATCGACGGCGTTCGCGGCTTCATGCGCCACCTTGCTCACAACGGATTCTTCCACATAACAAGACTACTccatgatgataatgaagaaaAGGAAGCATATGCTCTCACCATTGCTTCAAAGCTTCTTGTCAAAGGAACTCAACATTGTTTAGCTCCAATGTCAAAGTGTGTTCTTGATCCCACTTTGTCAGGTGCTTACCATTTCCTTGGAAAATGGACTCTTGAAGAAAATCTTACTTTATCTGAAATTTCCCTTGGAACAAATCTTTGGGACTTTTTTAGCAAAAACCCTTCATATTTGAGTTTCTTCAATGAGTCAATGGCTAGTGACTCTCAAATGGTGAAGTTGGCATTGAAAGATCATAGTGCTGTCTTTGAAGGGTTGGAATCCATTGTAGATGTTGGTGGTGGAAATGGAACCGTATCTAAGATTATCAGTGACATATTTCCCAAATTGAATTGCATAGTGTTTGACCTTCCACATGTTGTGGAGAATTTTACAGGAAGCAACAATTTGAGCTTTGTTGGTGGAGACATGTTTCTTTCTATTCCTCATGCTCATGCTATTCTACTTAAG TGGATTTTACATGATTGGGATGATGAACATTgtgtaaaaatattaaaaaaatgtaatgATGCAATTTTAAATAATGTTAAAGGAGGAAAAGTAATTATCATAGATACTGTGATAAATGAAAACCATGAAGAGCATGAACTTACTCAATTGAAGCTCAAGATGGATATTATGATGACACATGTGAATGGAAAGGAGAGAAGCCAAGAAGAATTGGAGAAATTATTTTTGGAAGCAGGTtttcaaaattataaaatatccCCTTTAACTGGAATATATTCTCTTATTGAGGTCTATCCTTAA
- the LOC130976740 gene encoding F-box/kelch-repeat protein At5g15710, with the protein MACIEHSSEAGSGECSGQLVENGGFYGDGRCYKQASPPRCGGGSRNTSPIGRAGSRNTSPSRQKVVKTKPRGLDEETLATFGKAVHADVLMEDSIWAMLPEDLLHEILARVPPFLIFRLRSVCKRWNSLLQDSSFLKFHSSVPSHGPCLLTFWKNSQIPQCSVFSLPLKTWYRIPFTFLPQWAFWLVGSSGGLVCFSGHDGLTFKTLVCNPLTQAWRVLPSMHYNQQRQLIMVVDRMDRSFKVIATSDIYGDKSLPTEVYDSKADSWSVHQIMPAVNLCSSKMAYCDSRLYLETLSPLGLMMYRLDTGCWEHIPAKFPRSLLDGYLVAGTQKRLFLVGRIGLYSTLQSMRIWELDHVKITWVEINRMPPKYFRALLRLSAERFECFGQDNLICFTSWNQGKGLLFDVDKKIWSWIGGCALQSYNNQVCFYKPRFDASIY; encoded by the coding sequence ATGGCTTGTATTGAGCATTCTTCTGAAGCAGGTTCTGGTGAGTGTAGTGGTCAATTAGTAGAAAATGGAGGTTTTTATGGAGATGGGAGATGCTATAAGCAAGCTTCCCCTCCAAGGTGTGGTGGTGGGTCAAGGAATACTAGTCCTATCGGTCGCGCCGGCTCGAGGAACACTAGCCCTTCGCGGCAGAAGGTTGTTAAGACGAAACCAAGGGGTTTGGATGAAGAAACACTTGCTACATTTGGTAAAGCAGTGCATGCTGATGTGCTGATGGAGGATAGTATTTGGGCAATGCTGCCTGAGGACTTATTGCACGAGATCTTAGCTAGGGTTCCCCCATTTCTGATTTTCCGGCTTCGTTCGGTGTGTAAACGGTGGAATTCACTGCTTCAAGACAGTAGTTTTCTGAAATTCCATTCAAGTGTTCCATCCCACGGGCCTTGTCTTCTCACATTTTGGAAGAACTCACAGATCCCTCAATGTTCAGTCTTTAGCTTGCCCTTGAAAACTTGGTACCGAATACCTTTTACATTTTTGCCGCAGTGGGCGTTCTGGTTGGTTGGTTCTTCCGGTGGTCTCGTGTGCTTTTCAGGGCATGATGGGCTGACATTTAAAACTTTGGTTTGCAATCCCCTCACACAAGCTTGGAGAGTGTTGCCGAGCATGCATTACAATCAGCAAAGGCAACTGATAATGGTTGTTGATCGGATGGATCGATCATTTAAAGTTATAGCCACAAGTGATATATATGGTGACAAGTCATTGCCAACTGAAGTTTATGATTCGAAGGCAGACAGTTGGTCAGTTCATCAGATAATGCCTGCAGTTAATCTCTGCTCGTCGAAGATGGCCTATTGCGACTCCAGATTGTACTTGGAAACCCTTTCGCCACTTGGTTTGATGATGTATAGACTAGATACGGGATGCTGGGAACATATTCCAGCTAAATTTCCACGATCGTTATTAGATGGATATTTGGTTGCCGGTACCCAGAAGCGTCTTTTTCTTGTCGGAAGGATTGGCCTTTATAGTACCCTACAGAGTATGAGAATTTGGGAGTTGGATCATGTCAAAATTACATGGGTGGAGATCAACAGGATGCCCCCCAAGTATTTTCGTGCTTTGTTGAGACTATCAGCTGAGAGATTCGAATGTTTTGGCCAGGACAATTTAATCTGCTTCACATCTTGGAACCAAGGGAAGGGTCTTCTCTTTGATGTCGATAAAAAGATCTGGTCTTGGATTGGTGGGTGTGCTCTTCAGTCATATAACAATCAAGTATGTTTCTACAAGCCAAGGTTTGATGCGTCGATATACTAA